The following coding sequences are from one Coffea arabica cultivar ET-39 chromosome 11e, Coffea Arabica ET-39 HiFi, whole genome shotgun sequence window:
- the LOC140021230 gene encoding uncharacterized protein yields MKKRFVPSHYHRDLYQKLQTLTQGQRSVEDYYKDMEISMLIADIQEDREATMARFLSGLRVEIADQHELQYYVEIEDMVEKAIKIEQRLKRRGTTRNYNPNPQPFTRPFQPKREERGPNAWNPPKPKQDHGSSSRPSFTKTDSKVVSKPTIETPKPRNRDTKCWRCQGVGHIASQCPNPRTMLDLPNGDIVTDDEEEDYKDMPPLVEEEDEIEEVPTQDKVGLVARRALATQASKDELQRDNIFYTRCHVTNKVCSLVIDPGSCTNVASALMVEKLNLPTSEHPRPYKLQWLNNSGEEYQDVFPEDIPTGLPPLRGIEHQIDFIPGSSLPNKAPYRTNPEETKEQQRQVEELLSKGIRAVLLQEGRPVAYFSEKLNGAALNYSTYDKELMALVRALQTWQHYLRPREFVLHTDHESLKHIKSQDKLSKRHARWITFIDSFTFVIKYKTGKTNVVADALSRRHTLITTLDAKLLGFEFLKELYATDSDFGEIFSSFPRHTREHYFISQGFLYYKDRLCIPKSSMRTLLVRESHGGGLMGHFGIAKTLMILQEHFFWPRMRSDVERHIERCVTCHQAKSKVYPYGLYTALPIPQEPWVDLSMDFLLGLPRTRKGHDSIYVVVDRFSKMAHFIPCLKTDDAKHVADLFFREIVRLHGMPPDESSPAVPLSGQQPTHERTASGDDGQTGEVLLSNAFTALGDLEGELVQPSNFCPGRSQSVERFTLLHLAKTGGRRKSLERGTGQGESIGSLRRFHGWLEKRVRRAELLENNLPWGATIDAKNVELLNNLGRKSGRPTNYTKKLQQFRAQIPSTSRSK; encoded by the exons ATGAAGAAGCGATTTGTACCAAGTCACTACCATAGAGACTTGTACCAAAAACTTCAAACCTTGACACAAGGTCAACGCTCAGttgaggactactacaaggacATGGAAATCTCCATGTTGATAGCTGATATTCAAGAAGATCGAGAGGCTACAATGGCAAGATTTCTCAGTGGTCTGAGGGTTGAAATAGCCGATCAACATGAGCTTCAATACTATGTGGAGATAGAAGATATGGTGGAAAAGGCTATCAAGattgagcaaaggctcaagCGGAGGGGTACCACCAGAAATTATAACCCTAATCCGCAACCATTTACTCGACCATTCCAGCCCAAAAGGGAGGAGAGAGGTCCGAACGCTTGGAACCCTCCAAAGCCGAAGCAAGATCACGGGTCAAGCTCACGGCCCTCTTTTACCAAAACCGACTCCAAGGTTGTTTCCAAGCCAACAATTGAAACTCCAAAACCTAGGAATCGTGACACCAAATGTTGGAGGTGTCAAGGAGTTGGGCATATTGCAAGCCAATGTCCAAACCCAAGGACCATGCTTGACCTACCAAATGGAGACATTGTCACTGATGATGAAGAGGAGGATTACAAAGACATGCCTCCCttggttgaagaggaagatgagatAGAGGAAGTTCCAACTCAAGACAAAGTTGGATTGGTAGCAAGAAGGGCCCTAGCTACTCAAGCTAGTAAAGATGAGCTTCAACGTGACAACATCTTTTACACTAGGTGCCATGTGACCAACAAGGTATGCAGCTTGGTGATTGACCCCGGAAGTTGCACTAATGTTGCTAGTgcattgatggtggagaaactaaaCTTGCCAACTAGTGAGCACCCCCGTCCCTACAAGCTTCAGTGGTTAAACAACAGTGGAGAG GAGTATCAAGACGTCTTTCCTGAGGATATACCTACTGGTTTGCCTCCATTAaggggaattgaacatcaaattgatttcattcctggATCTTCCCTTCCAAACAAGGCACCATATAGGACCAATCCTGAGGAAACCAAGGAGCAACAACGACAAGTGGAGGAGTTGCTTAGTAAGG GTATTAGAGCTGTTTTACTCCAAGAGGGTCGCCCGGTTGCCTACTTTAGCGAGAAGTTGAATGGAGCTGCTCTAAATTACTCAACCTATGACAAGGAACTAATGGCCTTAGTGCGAGCTCTACAAACATGGCAACATTACCTTCGCCCTCGTGAGTTTGTCTTGCACACAGATCATGAGTCGCTCAAGCATATCAAGTCTCAAGACAAGTTAAGTAAGCGACATGCACGATGGATTACCTTCATTGACAGTTTTACCTTTGTGATCAAATACAAGACAGGTAagacgaatgtagtggctgatgcactcTCGCGAAGGCATACACTTATCACTACattagatgctaagttgcttggtTTTGAATTTCTTAAAGAACTTTATGCAACTGACTCAgattttggtgagatttttTCATCCTTTCCACGACACACTCGTGAGCATTATTTCATCTCTCAAGGGTTCTTATACTACAAGGACAGGCTTTGCATTCCCAAGAGCTCCATGCGCACACTCCTAGTACGAGAATCTCATGGAGGAGGGCTAATGGGACACTTCGGCATTGCCAAGACCTTAATGATTCTCCAAGAACATTTCTTCTGGCCACGCATGAGGAGTGACGTGGAACGACACATCGAAAGGTGCGTGACTTGTCACCAAGCAAAATCAAAGGTATACCCTTATGGTCTCTATACAGCTTTGCCAATTCCACAGGAACCATGGGTTGATCTGTCAATGGATTTTTTGCTTGGACTGCCTAGAACTAGAAAAGGACATGATTCAATCTATGTGGTAGTTGACCGCTTCTCCAAAATGGcccattttattccttgtcttaaaacagaTGATGCTAAGCATGTTGCAGATTTATTCTTTCGTGAGATAGTTAGATTACATGGCATGCCAC cggATGAGAGCTCTCCAGCGGTGCCTCTCTCTGGCCAACAGCCAACCCATGAGCGAACGGCCTCGGGGGACGACGGGCAAACCGGGGAAGTCCTTCTCTCGAATGCTTTTACGGCGCTTGGGGACCTGGAAGGGGAGTTGGTTCAGCCCTCAAACTTCTGCCCAGGCAGAAGTCAATCTGTGGAGAGGTTTACCCTATTGCATCTTGCGAAGACAGGGGGCAGGAGGAAATCGCTGGAGCGCGGCACTGGCCAGGGGGAGTCAATTGGAAGCCTGCGTCGCTTTCATGGTTGGCTGGAGAAACGAGTCCGTCGAGCTGAGCTGTTGGAGAACAATCTCCCTTGGGGAGCGACCATCGATGCCAAGAATGTTGAGCTTCTCAACAATCTTGGTAGGAAGTCAGGGAGGCCCACCAACTATACAAAGAAGTTGCAACAGTTTCGCGCACAAATTCCTTCTACCTCCAGATCCAAATGA